One genomic region from Chlamydiales bacterium STE3 encodes:
- a CDS encoding Signal recognition particle receptor FtsY (Product derived from UniProtKB/Trembl:Q6MBM6;Gene name derived from UniProtKB/Trembl:Q6MBM6), with protein sequence MALGFLKSSYEKVKNALSTTRSLLSIKLRALFKGELNEEALEELEQILFEADLGVSLSTELTKKLKEHLANHPNDKTEDLLKFLKNILVAELLPPQDPLLVEKNIPHVILIIGVNGNGKTTTAAKIAKYYLDSGKTPIFGAADTFRAAAADQLELWASKLGISIVKGLPKSDPASVAFDTLSAAIARHADVVLIDTAGRLHTKIPLMQELEKIRRSCNKALPGSPHETLLVLDATTGQNAIDQAKTFTKYTPISGLVLTKLDGTAKGGMAIAIQRELKIPIKFIGIGEGMEDLLPFDPNNFVNSLLD encoded by the coding sequence ATGGCTTTAGGTTTTTTAAAATCGAGTTATGAAAAAGTAAAAAATGCTCTCTCTACAACACGTTCCTTGCTTAGCATTAAATTGCGCGCCCTTTTTAAGGGAGAACTTAATGAAGAGGCTTTGGAAGAACTAGAGCAAATTCTCTTTGAAGCGGATTTAGGCGTTAGTCTTTCTACAGAGCTAACAAAGAAATTGAAAGAACATTTAGCAAATCATCCTAATGATAAAACTGAAGATCTCCTCAAATTTTTAAAAAATATACTTGTTGCAGAACTTCTCCCCCCACAAGATCCTCTCTTAGTAGAGAAAAATATCCCTCATGTCATTTTGATCATCGGTGTTAACGGCAATGGCAAAACGACAACTGCTGCAAAAATCGCCAAGTATTATCTTGATTCAGGTAAAACACCTATTTTTGGTGCTGCTGATACTTTCCGTGCCGCAGCAGCAGATCAGTTAGAACTTTGGGCCAGTAAGCTCGGTATTTCTATTGTCAAGGGGTTGCCCAAGTCAGATCCCGCCTCGGTAGCGTTTGATACGTTAAGCGCTGCAATTGCGAGACATGCGGATGTTGTTCTCATTGATACAGCAGGAAGACTTCATACCAAAATCCCTCTCATGCAAGAACTTGAGAAGATTAGACGTTCATGCAATAAAGCATTGCCAGGATCTCCCCATGAAACCCTCCTCGTCCTGGATGCCACAACAGGACAAAATGCGATTGACCAAGCCAAAACCTTTACCAAGTACACGCCTATTTCAGGTTTGGTTCTCACAAAGTTAGATGGAACTGCTAAGGGGGGCATGGCCATTGCTATTCAAAGAGAATTAAAAATTCCAATTAAATTCATCGGTATCGGAGAAGGAATGGAAGATCTCCTTCCCTTTGACCCAAACAATTTCGTTAATTCCCTGCTTGATTAA